In Thermus neutrinimicus, the DNA window GGTCAGGAGGGCCGGGGGGAGGGAGGCCGGGATCCCAACCCTCCAGAACCCAGGCGCTCAGGTCCCCAAGTCCCCGAGTCCCCAGGCACCTGAGGGCGGGGACCTCTTCGCCCACCCCCGCTTCCGGGACCTCCTCCTCCCCAAGGGAGAGGACGGGAGCCCCCTGGCCCTCGCCTCCGAGGAAGTGCTCAGGCGCCAGGTGGCCCGCTTCCTGCGCACCCCCGAGGCCGTGGCCTACCTGGGGGCCCGGGGCCTGGACGCCCGGGCGGCCCGGCGCTTCTACCTGGGCCTGGCGGACACGGAGACCGCCAAGGCCGCCCTGGCCTACCCCGTGATCGGGCCCGACGGGGCCCCCGTGCGCCGCCACCTCTACTACGAGATTCCCGGCCTCACACAAGGGGCCCCGGGGAAGGGGTGGGGCCGGGGGAGGCCCGCCTCCTACTGGGCCCTCCCCCCCTTCGAGGGCCCCTCCCCCCGCCGGAGGCTCTTCGTGTGCGAGGGGGCCAAGGACGGGTGGGCCCTCTGGCTTCACCTCCAGGGGCAGGCCTGGGCGGGGGACCTGGCCGTGGTCACCTCCACCCACGGCTCCGCCGTCCCCGAGGCCTGGAAGGACCCCCTCTTCTGGGCCCCGTGGGAGGAGGTCTACCTGGGCCAGGACGCCGACCCCGCCGGGGAGGAGATGGCCCGCAAGGTGGCGGCCCTGGCCGGAAGGCCCGTCCGCCGGGTGCGGGTGCCCGAGGGGAAGGGGAAGGACTGGACGGACTACTTCCTCGCCGGGGGGACCCCCGAGGGGTTCCGCCTCCTCCTGGAGGCGGCGGAGGTCTGGGAGGAGGAGGCCTCCGGGCCCCAGGTGCGCCTCCCCGACCCCGTGGACATCAACCGGGCCTTCGTGGGGGGGCACCTCTACGTGCCCGTGAGGATCCTGGAGAACCGTGGGGAGGAGGGGGCCCGCTACCGCACCGTGGTGGTGCGCTCCGACGGGGCGGTCCTGGGCTGGGGCTACCTCCCCGCGCCCCCCGGCACCCCCCCGGAGGACCGGGTGCTGGCCCTGGACGACGGCACCATCATCCGCAGGCCCCCCAAGGCCACCAGGGACACGAAGGGATCCTGGAGCGCCGAGTCCATCAACCGCTTCCTGGAGGCGAGGCGGCGGGGGCGGAGCGCCATGACCCTGGCTCCCCAGGACCTCCCCAGGCTGATCGTCCGCCACCTGCGCCAGGTGGTCCTCCCGGGAGAGGACGGCTACGTGCTGGCCGCCCTCGGGGTCATGACCTCCTACGTGCAGGCGGTCTTCGACGCCGTGCCCCTCTTCCTGGTGGTGGGGCCGCCCGGTTCGGGGAAGACGGAGTTCGCCCGGCTCATGGCGGAGCTCGGGGCCAACGGGGTGGTGATCACGGGCCAGACCTCCGCCGCCGCCGCGGCCCGGGTCATCGACGAGACGGGGGGCCTCGTGGCCTTCGACGACCTGGAGGAGGTCAGGCAGCGCTCGGGGAGCGCGGAGGCCTCCCAGCTGGAGCAGTTCCTCAAGGTCTCCTACAAGAAGGAGACTGCGGTGAAGAACTGGGTGGACACCAAGGGGATGCGGGTCTTCGCCCTCAACTTCTTCGGGGTCAAGGTGATCACCAACACCCAGGGCACGGGGGAGATCCTGGGGAGCCGGATGCTGGTGATCCGCACCGCCCGCCTCAAGGACCTGAGGGGGCGGGAGCGGGCGGAGGGCCTCCCCCCGGAGGCCCTGAGGGAGCTCCGGGACAACCTCTACGTCTGGGCCATGGAGAACGCCGCGGCCCTCCACGACCTCTACCGGGAGCGCTTCGCCGGGAAGGGGGAGCGCCTGGACGAGATCGCCGCCCCCTTGCGCGCCATCGCCCACCACCTGGGGGACCAGGAGCTCGTCGCCCGCCTGGAGGAGGCCCTCCGCCGGCAGGAGGGCCGCCTGGAGGAGGCCCCCTCGGACACGGAGGTGGTGGAGACCGCCCTCAAGGAGCTGGTGCGCCAGGGG includes these proteins:
- a CDS encoding toprim domain-containing protein — protein: MKSLHDLLLERVDQLVAELLPGARRVGREYRAGSVAGEKGESLALDPATGLWIDHDPSAPEPRQGNLLTLVQAAKGLSPEEARRWALRWLGLPEDSSPERKGKVRRAGGREAGIPTLQNPGAQVPKSPSPQAPEGGDLFAHPRFRDLLLPKGEDGSPLALASEEVLRRQVARFLRTPEAVAYLGARGLDARAARRFYLGLADTETAKAALAYPVIGPDGAPVRRHLYYEIPGLTQGAPGKGWGRGRPASYWALPPFEGPSPRRRLFVCEGAKDGWALWLHLQGQAWAGDLAVVTSTHGSAVPEAWKDPLFWAPWEEVYLGQDADPAGEEMARKVAALAGRPVRRVRVPEGKGKDWTDYFLAGGTPEGFRLLLEAAEVWEEEASGPQVRLPDPVDINRAFVGGHLYVPVRILENRGEEGARYRTVVVRSDGAVLGWGYLPAPPGTPPEDRVLALDDGTIIRRPPKATRDTKGSWSAESINRFLEARRRGRSAMTLAPQDLPRLIVRHLRQVVLPGEDGYVLAALGVMTSYVQAVFDAVPLFLVVGPPGSGKTEFARLMAELGANGVVITGQTSAAAAARVIDETGGLVAFDDLEEVRQRSGSAEASQLEQFLKVSYKKETAVKNWVDTKGMRVFALNFFGVKVITNTQGTGEILGSRMLVIRTARLKDLRGRERAEGLPPEALRELRDNLYVWAMENAAALHDLYRERFAGKGERLDEIAAPLRAIAHHLGDQELVARLEEALRRQEGRLEEAPSDTEVVETALKELVRQGYRAYVALSHVVYEARRLVGDDWGRERTVDIPRWRDPKWVGQIARNYGWASPEKAPRPRLWDKQFRVMRLEPSFVERVVEELLRDRVPLEPPKQPLSFCLETPCTECAYLHYCDIKGDKETWVKRYGEAKLALRKRQLEEEFRAEVGPAWEEIQSELSSREDGEGRER